TGCGACTGGCAGCTCAGACAACCAGAGTCCCGGCCCTGATCGATGAGATCGACAACAGGGCCGCCCTCTGGTGGCCAGAGCGCGGTGGAACCACCCGGTCCCATTCCGAACCCGGAAGTGAAACGCTGCAGCGCCGATGGTATTGGGACGATAGGTCCTGTGAGAGTAGGTCGTCGCCAGGTATTTGCCCGGCATCTTCAGAAATGAAGGTGCCGGGCTCTTTTTTTGTCCGCGAAGCGGGCTCGTGAGCGGGCTAGCTTGGCTTGGTCATCCCGCATGCATGGCATTGCACGTTGGCGCGGTGGCCTTGCCCGGCTGCCTGGCCGGCTGTTCGCTTGGCTTGGGCCGGCACCCGGCACCCCACGACGGGGACCACGACGGGGACCACGACGGGGACCACGACGGGAGATTCCGGCCGGCCGCCCGGCGTGGCATGATCCGCCGATGAAGTGCTTTTCATGTGCTTGCCGGATACTCGTCTCCGCGCCGGATACTCGTCTCCGCGGCTGGCGTCGCAGGGTACTGCTCGCACCCTTGGCCACTTCCCCTGAGGCACCGTCGCGCCTGTTAATTTCCCTGTTTTATCAGGCGGAACAGGCGGACTTCGGATTGAACCACAAGGCATCTCATGGTGCCTTCCAGATGTGCGAACTCTCGTCACTCTTGGCTTCTTGCTGCTGTCGGTGCTTCCTTCGGTCGCACAGCGGCCCACCGTGTCGCTGTTGCAACTGCTGGCCACGCCGGAGAAGTTCGATGGCCAAGTCGTCCGCTTCCAAGGGGTGGCCAATCTGGCGTTCGAGGAAAACGCCATCTACCTCAGCAAAGAACACTGGAAGCATGGGGTCACCTCCTGTGGTCGTCGGCTGGATATCAGCGAGGAACTCGCCGAGTCCAGAAAGTGGGCGACGGGGCGCTACATGGTGGTGGAGGGAACCTTCAGCAAGGATGACCGTGGTCACATGGGGCTCTACATGGGGGCAATCAAGGACATCAAGCTCTTCACTCTTTACGAGATGGTCTCCCCCGAGCAGCTCAAGGAAGGGGATACTAAGAATGGTTCCGGCGGCAATCGCTAGCTTCGGACCTTATTGGTAAAAGGATGCCACGGACCATGGCGATTCACGGCGATGCTCCAATTCACGTTGAGCTTTGGCTTTCATGTGCTTCGATGCCTTGGAGGCTTCCTGTGAAGTGCTGCCACTTTGGTTTTCTAATGAGCCAGGTGACGAGATTTCATACCCATTTCGCTTTCCCCGAAGCCGACTTTAAGCGACACCGCGGCCCTGCTTTATGACCAATCCGTTTCGCGAAGACCTCGTCTCCCGCTCGCGTCCCGAGCCGTGCACCGTGGTGATCTTTGGTGCCACCGGAGACCTCACCCACCGCAAGCTGGTTCCGGCGATCTACAACCTCGCAGTCGACGGTGAATTGCCGCCCGGAGTGAAGATCCTCGGTTTCGCTCGCCGCGAGAAATCGGACGAGGAGTTCCGCAAAGGTTTGGAAGAGCTGAATCGCAAGGTCTCGCGCTCTGGTCACGATGACGCCCTCTGGTCAAAGTTCGTTGAGAACATCCATTACCATCAGAGCGAGTTCACCGATGCGGATGGCTACAAGCGTTTGGCCGAGCGGCTCGATGCGATCGACCGGGAACGGGGAGGGAAGGGGAATCGCCTTTTCTACGTCGCCAGCGCCCCGGAGTTCTTCGATGACATTCTGGAGCAACTCAAGGCCGCCGGCCTGAACAAGGCAAAGGACGGCTGCTGGGCCCGTGTGATCGTCGAGAAGCCATTTGGCACCGATCTCGCCACCGCCCAGCATCTCAACGAAGTGGTGAACCGCACTTTCCAAGAGCGCGATACCTACCGCATCGACCACTACCTCGGCAAAGAGACGGCGCAGAACATCATGGTGCTGCGCTTTGCCAATGCGATTTTCGAACCACTCTGGAACAACCGCTACATCTCCCACGTGCAGATCACCTGCGCTGAGAACCTGGGCATGGAAGGCGGCCGCGGCGGTTACTACGACAAGTCCGGCGCGCTGCGAGACATGGTGCAGAATCACCTGCTGCAGCTCCTGAGCCTCGTGACCATGGAACCGCCTACCGATCTCAGTGCCGATGGCGTGCGCGATGAGAAGGTGAAGGTGATCCGTTCCCTTCGCCAATGGGACACTCCCGAGAAGGTCGCGGAGAACGTGATCCGCGCCCAATACACCGCCGGTCATGTCGATGGCAAAGCAGTGCCCGGCTATCGCGAGGAAGACCGTGTGGATCCGGAGAGCATGACCGAGTCCTACGTGGCCGTGCGCCTGATGATTGATACCTGGCGCTGGAGCGGCGTGCCCTTCTACATCCGCATGGGCAAGCAACTGCCGAAGAAGGCCACCGAGATTTCCGTGCATTTCAAGGCGCCGCCGTGCGTCCTTTTCAACGCGCTGCCGGGAGGTGTCCCGGGTGCGAACGTGCTGGTAATCCGCATCCAACCGGACGAAGGAATTTCACTGCGCATGGTTTCCAAGATTCCGGGCACGAGCCTGCGCTTGGAGCCGGTGAAGATGGATTTCCACTATGCCACCAGCTTCGGCAAGGGCAGTCCGGAAGCCTATGAACGCCTGCTGCTTGATGCGATGGCAGGAGATGCCACGCTCTTCGCAAGACGCGACGAGGTGGAAGAAGCATGGCGCTTTATCGACCACATCGAAAACGCCTGGCACAAGAGCTCGAACCCGCCGCCGATGGCCCAGTACGTCGCCGGCACCTGGGGACCGAAGGAAGCGGACGAACTATTGCAGAAGGACGACAACTCCTGGCGCAGGCTGTGAGAAAGACTTGGGAGTGAGTGTCTGGATGTCAGGTGCAACAGCCTCGCAGCTAACGGCCGGTTCGGACTCCCAACTTTCAATCCAAGACCATCAACTTTCCAATGACCACTTTATCCATGCATCCCGAACTCGGTCGCGAGGTATCGGTAGGCTCCATCGACAAGGAGCTGCGCAAGCTGTGGGAAGAGGACGACGCGCGCACCAATGCCTCCTTGATGAACCTTGCGGTTTACTCTGAGGAGCCAGGTGCCCTTGAGAAAAATTCGCAGACTGTTCGGGAGCTTACCGCCGAGCATGCTTGCCGCGCATTGCTGATTGGAATCGATCGCAATGCTCCGGAAGCTTCGATCCGTGCGTGGATCACCGCGCATTGCCATCTTTCCCATGGCCGCAAGTCGGTGTGTTGCGAGCAGATCGCCTTCGCGCTGACAGGCAAGGTCACGGGCCGCTTGCGGAACACGGTCTTCGCGCATTTGAACTCCGACTTGCCGCTGATTTTCTGGTGGCAGGGAGAGCTCTCGCCGATCTTTGAAGATCGTCTCTACAGCCTTGTGGATCGTTTTGTCTTCGACAGCTCAAGCTGGGCAAACCCCAAGGATTCCTTCGCGCGCATTTCCGAAGCGGTGGAAAATGCAACCAACGAACTGGTGGTCCAGGATTTGGCATGGACCCGTTGCTTCCAATTCCGGGTTTCGATCGCGGCCCTCTATGAGGATCCCCTAGTACTTGCGGCTCTGCCGGACGTCGCCACGGTGGAGATTGTTCATCATCCTTCTGATCGCGCCACGGCGCTGCAGATGCTGGCATGGCTGGCCGTCCAAGCGGGATGGCGTGATGGGATCGAACTGGATCTTGCGGTGGCCCGTCAAAGTGGCAGCAAGGAAGGCTTCTCCTTTGAAGGGGCGAATGGAAAGGCCATCGCTGCCACACTGACGTCCGATGAAGATTCGGCACCGCTGGGTCTCGTCCGCTTGAGCGGTGGTGGAGTGACCGTCACGGTCTCACGTGAGGCAGGCGAGAGCCATCTTGTGCGGCGCATCGAGGCACCGGGTCATGTCGTCGAGGCACCGGGTCCGGTCGATCCGGATGACTGCGCGGGCTTGATCGGTGAGCAACTCGCCCGCGGTGGCAAGAACTCGCTTTTCCAGAAGATCTTGCCGAGATTTCGGGAGCTTCTCGAAAAGTAGTCCCGAACGCTTCATCGAAACGGCAGCATCCACGAGGGGCTGCCGTTTCTGCGTTATAGACCTCTGCGACGATGAAGAAGCAGGGCCGCCGGCATGAGGCCGAGGAATATTCCGGAAGGCTCCGGCACGCTGGTCGTGACCAAGGTAGCGCCCGACAAGGTCATCTTTGAGTCGGTGAAGTAGGCCCCTGCGGAGCCGCTGATGGAAGAGAGATCCCGAATGGTGATCACCACCGCACTAAGGTCGGTGCCCCAAGGTACCACCAATGAGTGTGTGATCGGCGTTGGGCCGCTGTTACTCCCGGAGACTCCTCCTTCTCCACCGATCGCAGGGCTGGGACCAAAAGTCCAGAGATCGGTGTAATTCGTCGTGTGGCCACCGACGCTGATTTCTATTTGGGCACGCCAGTTGATCGCCACTTGGCCTTCGTTGTAGTAGAAGAATCCTTCCCACGCAGTCGCTTGGTTGGGGGTAAAGGAGATCTGAATCGATTGTCCCGGAGTCAGGCCGGTCAGATCACTGAGATTCGAGCTCGAAAATCCTTCAGTGCCGATCGTGCTGAGAGCCGCTCCGCTGTAGTCGGCACTCAACTGGCCCAAGCTAACCGTCGCTCCGT
This portion of the Luteolibacter luteus genome encodes:
- the zwf gene encoding glucose-6-phosphate dehydrogenase encodes the protein MTNPFREDLVSRSRPEPCTVVIFGATGDLTHRKLVPAIYNLAVDGELPPGVKILGFARREKSDEEFRKGLEELNRKVSRSGHDDALWSKFVENIHYHQSEFTDADGYKRLAERLDAIDRERGGKGNRLFYVASAPEFFDDILEQLKAAGLNKAKDGCWARVIVEKPFGTDLATAQHLNEVVNRTFQERDTYRIDHYLGKETAQNIMVLRFANAIFEPLWNNRYISHVQITCAENLGMEGGRGGYYDKSGALRDMVQNHLLQLLSLVTMEPPTDLSADGVRDEKVKVIRSLRQWDTPEKVAENVIRAQYTAGHVDGKAVPGYREEDRVDPESMTESYVAVRLMIDTWRWSGVPFYIRMGKQLPKKATEISVHFKAPPCVLFNALPGGVPGANVLVIRIQPDEGISLRMVSKIPGTSLRLEPVKMDFHYATSFGKGSPEAYERLLLDAMAGDATLFARRDEVEEAWRFIDHIENAWHKSSNPPPMAQYVAGTWGPKEADELLQKDDNSWRRL
- a CDS encoding glucose-6-phosphate dehydrogenase assembly protein OpcA — its product is MHPELGREVSVGSIDKELRKLWEEDDARTNASLMNLAVYSEEPGALEKNSQTVRELTAEHACRALLIGIDRNAPEASIRAWITAHCHLSHGRKSVCCEQIAFALTGKVTGRLRNTVFAHLNSDLPLIFWWQGELSPIFEDRLYSLVDRFVFDSSSWANPKDSFARISEAVENATNELVVQDLAWTRCFQFRVSIAALYEDPLVLAALPDVATVEIVHHPSDRATALQMLAWLAVQAGWRDGIELDLAVARQSGSKEGFSFEGANGKAIAATLTSDEDSAPLGLVRLSGGGVTVTVSREAGESHLVRRIEAPGHVVEAPGPVDPDDCAGLIGEQLARGGKNSLFQKILPRFRELLEK